In a genomic window of Betaproteobacteria bacterium:
- a CDS encoding helix-turn-helix transcriptional regulator, protein MKRLSIKSTWVVESEDGQRLGPELFALLNAIHEAGKLSGAIERVGLSYRHAWNLVEGWHAFFGAPLVNFERGKGALLTPLGERLLWAEQRVSARLGPQLDSVASELNLEINRLLDTAASTIRIHAAHGFAVARIPELLKEQDRLQVDLRYVGSVEALLSLEKGNCDLAGLHVPEGEFARPALAKYTRWLRPRKQRVIHLVTRTLGLFVASGNPKGIEGVQDLARADVVFINRQKNSGTRLLFDQVLAAANIDARTIRGYRTEEFTHSAVAAYVASGAADAGFGVEPAARQFRLDFIPLTRERYLFICSQAATERPDVVALLEHLKSERFRRMVAELPGYSTPQIGEVVRLEEAMPELLDRRSRVDRAA, encoded by the coding sequence ATGAAGCGTCTGAGCATCAAGTCGACCTGGGTTGTTGAGAGCGAAGACGGACAGCGGCTGGGACCGGAACTCTTCGCCCTTTTGAACGCGATCCACGAGGCCGGCAAGTTGTCCGGTGCGATCGAGCGGGTCGGGCTTTCGTACCGCCACGCATGGAACCTGGTCGAAGGCTGGCACGCCTTCTTCGGGGCGCCGCTGGTGAACTTCGAGCGCGGCAAGGGCGCCCTCCTCACGCCGCTCGGCGAAAGGCTGCTCTGGGCGGAACAGCGCGTCAGCGCACGGCTCGGCCCGCAGCTCGATTCGGTGGCGTCCGAACTCAATCTCGAGATCAACCGCCTGCTCGACACCGCGGCGTCCACCATCCGCATCCACGCGGCGCACGGCTTCGCCGTCGCGCGCATCCCTGAACTCCTCAAGGAGCAGGATCGCCTTCAGGTCGACTTGCGCTACGTCGGGAGCGTCGAAGCGCTGCTCTCCCTGGAGAAGGGCAATTGCGATCTCGCCGGCCTGCACGTGCCGGAGGGCGAATTCGCCCGCCCTGCGCTCGCCAAGTACACCCGTTGGCTGCGGCCGCGCAAGCAGCGCGTCATCCACTTGGTCACGCGGACGCTGGGGTTGTTCGTGGCGAGCGGCAACCCGAAGGGCATTGAGGGTGTGCAGGACCTGGCGCGCGCCGATGTCGTCTTCATCAACCGCCAGAAGAACTCCGGCACGCGACTCCTCTTCGACCAGGTGCTGGCCGCGGCGAACATCGACGCCCGCACCATCCGCGGATACCGCACGGAGGAGTTCACGCACTCGGCCGTCGCCGCCTACGTCGCGAGCGGCGCCGCAGATGCCGGATTCGGCGTGGAGCCGGCAGCGCGGCAGTTCCGCCTGGACTTCATCCCGCTCACGCGGGAGCGTTACCTCTTCATCTGCAGCCAGGCAGCGACCGAGAGGCCGGATGTCGTCGCGCTCCTCGAGCATCTCAAGAGCGAGCGCTTCCGCCGCATGGTGGCGGAGCTTCCCGGCTACTCCACGCCGCAGATCGGCGAGGTCGTGCGCCTCGAAGAAGCCATGCCGGAACTGCTCGACCGCCGCAGCAGAGTCGATCGTGCCGCCTGA